From one Streptomyces sp. CA-210063 genomic stretch:
- a CDS encoding GcvT family protein — protein sequence MAGPRVVIIGAGVVGAALADEISARGWTEVTVVDQGPLPATGGSSSHAPGLVFQTNPSKTMTELARYTVEKFCSLDVDGSPCFLQVGGLEVATTPERLTELHRRHGWITAWGIEARLLSADECVEQHPLVNRDKVLGGLLVPTDGLAKAVLAVEAQIRRATERGVRFLARHEVLDVTQADGRVTGVLTDQGEIPADIVVCCAGIWGPKIARMVGMNLPLTPLAHQLAWTGPVPALAGQTEEAVRPILRHQDADLYYRDRFDGIGIGYYGHRPMPITADDILSVDEADGMPSVLKFTEEDFEDAWTETRSLLPATKEAKVEEGINGLFSFTTDGYPLLGESPDVKGFWVAEAVWVTHSAGVGRAVAEWLVDGYCSSFDLHECDVNRFEPHQLSPEYVLARDCQNFVEVYDILHPLQPSGKPRPIRTSPFHARQREHGAVFLEANGWERPQWYEANASLVEGRSIPTPNDWAARHWSPVVGAEAQATRETVAMYDMTALKRLEVTGPGAADFLERLVTSKVAKSVGSVTYTLLLDHDGGIRSDITVARLARDVFQVGANGNLDLDWFTRHLPADGTVQVRDITPGTCCIGLWGPLARKVLQPLTDEDFSNDGLKYFRAKRAHIGSVPVTAMRLSYVGELGWELYTTADLGQKLWDTLWAAAQPLGGVIAGRGAFNSLRLEKGYRSFGTDMTYEHDPYEAGVGFAVKLDKGDFIGKAALERRKAGVRRKLTCLTIDDPQSVVMGKEPVYDGERAVGYVTSAAYGYTIGKGIAYAWLPTESAVPGARLHIGYFDQRVEAVVAEEPLFDPTMSRLRG from the coding sequence ATGGCGGGACCCCGAGTGGTCATCATCGGAGCGGGCGTCGTGGGCGCGGCACTCGCGGACGAGATCTCCGCGCGCGGCTGGACCGAAGTGACCGTGGTCGACCAAGGCCCCCTCCCCGCCACCGGGGGCTCCTCGTCGCACGCCCCGGGCCTGGTCTTCCAGACGAACCCGTCCAAGACCATGACCGAGCTGGCGCGCTACACCGTCGAGAAGTTCTGCTCGCTCGACGTCGACGGCAGCCCCTGCTTCCTGCAGGTCGGCGGCCTCGAAGTGGCCACCACCCCCGAGCGTCTGACCGAACTGCACCGCCGCCACGGCTGGATCACCGCCTGGGGCATCGAGGCCCGGCTGCTGAGCGCCGACGAGTGCGTCGAGCAGCACCCGCTGGTCAACCGCGACAAGGTCCTCGGTGGCCTCCTGGTCCCGACGGACGGCCTCGCCAAGGCCGTCCTCGCCGTCGAGGCGCAGATCCGCCGGGCCACCGAGCGCGGCGTGCGCTTCCTCGCCCGCCACGAAGTCCTCGACGTCACGCAGGCCGACGGCCGCGTCACCGGCGTCCTCACCGACCAGGGCGAGATCCCCGCCGACATCGTGGTGTGCTGCGCCGGCATCTGGGGCCCGAAGATCGCCCGCATGGTGGGCATGAACCTCCCGCTCACCCCGCTCGCCCACCAGCTCGCCTGGACCGGACCGGTACCGGCGCTGGCCGGGCAGACCGAGGAGGCGGTGCGTCCGATCCTGCGCCACCAGGACGCCGACCTCTACTACCGCGACCGCTTCGACGGCATCGGCATCGGCTACTACGGCCACCGCCCGATGCCCATCACCGCCGACGACATCCTCTCCGTGGACGAGGCCGACGGGATGCCGTCGGTCCTGAAGTTCACCGAGGAGGACTTCGAGGACGCCTGGACCGAGACCCGGTCGCTGCTCCCCGCGACGAAGGAGGCCAAGGTCGAGGAGGGCATCAACGGCCTGTTCTCCTTCACCACCGACGGCTACCCGCTCCTCGGCGAGTCCCCGGACGTCAAGGGCTTCTGGGTCGCGGAGGCCGTGTGGGTCACCCACTCGGCGGGCGTGGGCCGGGCCGTCGCCGAATGGCTGGTCGACGGCTACTGCTCCTCCTTCGACCTGCACGAGTGCGACGTCAACCGCTTCGAGCCGCACCAGCTGTCCCCGGAGTACGTCCTGGCCCGCGACTGCCAGAACTTCGTCGAGGTCTACGACATCCTCCACCCCCTCCAGCCCTCGGGGAAGCCGCGCCCGATCCGCACCAGCCCCTTCCATGCCCGCCAGCGGGAGCACGGAGCCGTCTTCCTGGAGGCGAACGGCTGGGAGCGCCCACAGTGGTACGAGGCGAACGCCTCCCTGGTGGAGGGCCGCTCCATCCCGACCCCGAACGACTGGGCCGCGCGCCACTGGTCGCCCGTCGTCGGCGCCGAGGCCCAGGCCACCCGTGAGACCGTCGCGATGTACGACATGACGGCCCTCAAGCGCCTGGAGGTCACCGGTCCCGGCGCCGCCGACTTCCTGGAGCGGCTGGTCACGAGCAAGGTCGCCAAGTCCGTCGGCTCGGTCACGTACACGCTGCTCCTGGACCACGACGGCGGCATCCGCAGTGACATCACCGTCGCCCGCCTCGCCCGCGACGTCTTCCAGGTCGGGGCCAACGGCAACCTGGACCTCGACTGGTTCACCCGCCACCTCCCCGCCGACGGCACGGTGCAGGTCCGCGACATCACGCCCGGCACGTGCTGCATCGGCCTGTGGGGCCCACTGGCCCGCAAGGTCCTGCAGCCCCTGACGGACGAGGACTTCTCCAACGACGGCCTGAAGTACTTCCGCGCCAAGCGCGCCCACATCGGCTCCGTCCCGGTGACGGCCATGCGACTGTCGTACGTCGGTGAACTCGGCTGGGAGCTGTACACCACGGCCGACCTGGGACAGAAGCTGTGGGACACCCTCTGGGCCGCCGCCCAGCCGCTCGGCGGCGTCATCGCCGGCCGAGGCGCCTTCAACAGCCTCCGCCTGGAGAAGGGCTACCGCTCCTTCGGCACCGACATGACGTACGAGCACGACCCGTACGAGGCGGGTGTCGGCTTCGCCGTCAAGCTCGACAAGGGGGACTTCATCGGCAAGGCGGCGCTGGAACGCCGCAAGGCCGGCGTACGGCGGAAGTTGACCTGTCTCACCATCGATGACCCGCAGTCGGTCGTCATGGGCAAGGAGCCGGTGTACGACGGCGAGCGGGCCGTCGGCTATGTCACGAGCGCGGCCTATGGCTACACGATCGGCAAGGGGATCGCTTACGCGTGGTTGCCGACGGAGTCGGCGGTGCCTGGGGCCAGGTTGCACATCGGGTACTTCGACCAGCGCGTCGAGGCGGTTGTGGCCGAGGAGCCGTTGTTCGATCCGACGATGTCGCGTCTTCGTGGGTGA
- a CDS encoding bifunctional methylenetetrahydrofolate dehydrogenase/methenyltetrahydrofolate cyclohydrolase, giving the protein MSAQLLDGKATAGAVRRELAERVAKLTAGGGPPPGLGTVLVGDDPGSRAYVGGKHRDCAHVGIASIRRELPADATQRQVENVIDELNADPTCTGYIVQLPLPRHLDAGAVLERMDPAKDADGLHPVSLGRLTLGVEAPLPCTPRGIVELLRRYEVPLAGARVCVIGRGITVGRPLGLLLTRRSENATVTLCHTGTRGLAWHVREADIVVAAAGSPGLITKDMLRPGAAVLDVGITRTDEGLVGDVHPDAAQVAGWLAPMPGGVGPMTRAMLLANVVEAAERNANAV; this is encoded by the coding sequence GTGAGTGCACAGCTGCTTGACGGGAAGGCGACGGCCGGCGCCGTTCGGCGCGAACTCGCCGAGCGTGTCGCCAAGTTGACCGCGGGCGGTGGTCCGCCGCCCGGTCTCGGTACCGTCCTGGTCGGTGACGATCCCGGCAGTCGTGCCTACGTCGGCGGCAAGCACCGGGACTGCGCCCACGTGGGCATCGCCTCGATCCGGCGCGAACTGCCCGCCGACGCGACGCAGCGGCAGGTCGAGAACGTCATCGACGAGCTCAACGCCGACCCGACCTGTACCGGCTACATCGTCCAGCTTCCGCTCCCGCGTCACCTGGACGCGGGCGCCGTACTGGAACGCATGGACCCGGCCAAGGACGCCGACGGCCTGCACCCCGTCAGCCTCGGCCGGCTCACGCTCGGTGTCGAGGCCCCGCTGCCCTGCACCCCGAGGGGCATCGTCGAACTGCTGCGCCGGTACGAGGTGCCGCTCGCCGGTGCGCGGGTCTGCGTGATCGGACGCGGCATCACCGTAGGACGGCCCCTCGGCCTGCTCCTCACCCGCAGGTCCGAGAACGCCACCGTCACCCTCTGCCACACCGGAACCAGGGGCCTGGCCTGGCACGTACGCGAGGCGGACATCGTCGTCGCGGCGGCCGGCTCGCCCGGGCTGATCACCAAGGACATGCTGCGTCCCGGCGCGGCCGTCCTGGACGTCGGTATCACCCGCACCGACGAGGGCCTGGTCGGCGATGTGCACCCGGACGCCGCCCAGGTCGCGGGATGGCTCGCGCCGATGCCCGGGGGCGTGGGACCCATGACGCGGGCGATGCTCCTCGCCAACGTCGTCGAGGCCGCCGAGAGGAACGCGAACGCCGTATGA
- a CDS encoding sarcosine oxidase subunit beta family protein: MSPRTPGSELPEHPDWLWRTPEPKRSYDVIVVGGGGHGLATAHYLAKNHGITKVAVLEKGWLAGGNMARNTTIIRSNYLWDESAGIYEHALKLWEGLAEELDYPILFSQRGVLNLAHSLQDVRDSVRRVEANRLNGVDAEWLDADGVKEVCPIVNISPDVRYPVLGGTYQPRAGIAKHDHVAWGLARSADAAGIDIIQNCEVTGLDVVGGRVVGVQTTLGPIAAGKVALCSAGHTSVLAAMAGIELPLQSHPLQALVSELLEPVHPTVVMSNAVHVYVSQAHKGELVMGAGIDSYNSYTQRGAFHIIEEQMSAALELFPVFARAHVLRTWGGIVDVSPDASPIIGLSPVDNLYLNCGWGTGGFKATPGVGWVYAHTIAHDTPHPLNAAFSLDRFTTGALVDEHGAAAVAH; encoded by the coding sequence ATGAGCCCCCGTACCCCCGGCTCCGAGCTTCCCGAACACCCCGACTGGCTGTGGCGCACGCCGGAGCCGAAGCGCTCGTACGACGTGATCGTCGTGGGCGGCGGCGGACACGGCCTCGCCACCGCCCACTACCTGGCGAAGAACCACGGCATCACCAAGGTCGCCGTGCTGGAGAAGGGCTGGCTGGCGGGCGGCAACATGGCCCGCAACACCACCATCATCCGCTCCAACTACCTGTGGGACGAGAGCGCCGGCATCTACGAGCACGCGCTCAAGCTGTGGGAGGGTCTGGCCGAGGAACTCGACTACCCGATCCTCTTCTCCCAGCGTGGTGTGCTGAACCTCGCCCACAGCCTCCAGGACGTCCGCGACAGTGTGCGCCGGGTGGAGGCCAATCGCCTCAACGGTGTGGACGCGGAGTGGCTCGACGCGGACGGCGTCAAGGAAGTCTGCCCGATCGTCAACATCTCCCCGGACGTGCGCTACCCGGTCCTGGGCGGCACCTACCAGCCACGGGCAGGCATCGCCAAGCACGACCACGTCGCCTGGGGTCTGGCCCGCTCGGCCGATGCCGCAGGCATCGACATCATCCAGAACTGCGAGGTCACGGGCCTGGACGTGGTCGGCGGCCGGGTGGTCGGCGTCCAGACGACGCTCGGCCCTATCGCGGCGGGCAAGGTCGCGCTCTGCTCGGCGGGCCACACCTCGGTCCTCGCCGCGATGGCCGGCATCGAACTCCCCTTGCAGAGCCACCCGTTGCAGGCACTCGTGTCGGAGCTGCTGGAGCCGGTGCACCCGACGGTCGTCATGTCCAACGCGGTCCATGTGTACGTCAGCCAGGCCCACAAGGGCGAGCTGGTCATGGGCGCGGGCATCGACTCGTACAACTCCTACACGCAGCGCGGCGCGTTCCACATCATCGAAGAGCAGATGTCCGCGGCCCTGGAGCTCTTCCCGGTCTTCGCCCGCGCCCACGTACTGCGCACCTGGGGCGGCATCGTCGACGTCAGCCCCGACGCCTCCCCGATCATCGGCCTCAGCCCGGTCGACAACCTCTACCTCAACTGCGGCTGGGGAACGGGCGGTTTCAAGGCCACCCCGGGCGTCGGCTGGGTCTACGCCCACACCATCGCCCACGACACCCCCCACCCCCTCAACGCCGCCTTCTCGCTCGACCGTTTCACCACCGGCGCGCTCGTCGACGAGCACGGCGCGGCCGCGGTGGCCCACTAG
- a CDS encoding sarcosine oxidase subunit delta family protein — translation MLLITCPWCGPRDEAEFHYGGQAHVPYPEDPSALTDEEWARYLFFRDNPKGPFAERWSHAAGCRTWFNAVRDTSTNEILTVYRAGEPRPAAEELSRAATSEPRPATVEPSPAPPARPAFEDEAVQADGGSGGAAPRDGTGRGGGGENQPFRHPTRGRIDRDTPLTFTFDGTAYQGYQGDTLASALLANDVIQTGTSIKLGRPRGIFSAGVEEPNAVIQIEAPFPEPMLPATTVELYDGLVATSLPGQGRLATDPDPARYDAVHAHCDLLIVGAGPAGLAAAAAAAKSGARVILADDQPELGGSLLGTGEHLDWAEEIAGHLDTTPEVRVLRRTTVFGHYDDNHLLAVERRTNHLGASAPENVSRERVWRIRASRVVLATGAHERSLAFGDNDRPGVMLAASARAYANRHGVLPGRHAVVFTTNDSAYAAALDLAAAGVDITAIVDTRPEPGEWARRAREAGIEVLTGHAVTGTEGESRLTAVTVAPYGESAGQRRFTADLLLVSGGWNPVAHLFSQAGGRLRHDETLGSFVPDTCRQAVEVAGSASGVLDLAGVLAQGAAAGARAIEAEGYTPESPRLPDVAAQPQTPPMHVYVVPGASGAPRFVDLQRDVTVDDLTRATGAGMRSVEHTKRYTTAGTANDQGKTSGVLASGVVAELLGVDISALGTTTFRPPYTPVSFATLAGRDRGALHDPIRTTALHAWHVEHGALFENVGQWKRPWYYPQDGEDMEAAVLRECAAARDGVAFMDASTLGKIDVQGPDAAVFLDRLYTNMMSTLKVGMIRYGVMCRLDGMLFDDGTVIRLAQDRFLVTTTTGNAAAVLDWMEEWLQTEWPELKVHCTSVTEQWATVALVGPRSRDVLGALAPRLAVSHDDFPFMAWRETTVAGIEARVCRISFSGELAYEINVSPWEALALWQALYEAGAPYGITPYGTETMHVLRAEKGYPIIGQDTDGTVTPQDLGMNWVVSKKKPDFIGKRSHARADATRPDRKHLVGLLPEDPGTFLPEGTHLVADSVLPAPPVPMLGHVTSSYRSAALGRTFALALIKGGRDRIGERLYAPVGDRLVPVTVASPVLYDPEGARRDG, via the coding sequence ATGCTGCTCATCACCTGCCCGTGGTGCGGGCCCCGCGACGAGGCCGAGTTCCACTACGGCGGCCAGGCACACGTGCCGTACCCCGAGGACCCGTCGGCCCTCACCGACGAGGAGTGGGCCCGCTACCTCTTCTTCCGTGACAACCCGAAGGGCCCGTTCGCCGAACGCTGGAGCCACGCGGCGGGCTGCCGCACATGGTTCAACGCGGTCCGCGACACATCGACGAACGAGATCCTGACGGTGTACCGAGCGGGCGAGCCACGCCCGGCAGCCGAGGAACTGAGCCGTGCGGCGACCTCCGAGCCACGCCCGGCGACAGTGGAGCCGAGCCCGGCACCACCAGCCCGTCCGGCGTTTGAGGACGAGGCCGTTCAGGCCGACGGGGGGTCTGGGGGCGCAGCCCCCAGGGATGGGACGGGTAGGGGCGGCGGGGGCGAGAACCAGCCCTTCCGCCATCCCACCCGAGGCCGAATCGACCGCGACACCCCTCTCACCTTCACCTTCGACGGCACCGCCTACCAGGGCTACCAAGGCGACACCCTCGCCTCAGCCCTCCTCGCCAACGACGTCATCCAGACCGGCACCAGCATCAAACTCGGCCGCCCCCGAGGCATCTTCTCGGCCGGCGTCGAGGAACCCAACGCCGTGATCCAGATCGAGGCCCCCTTCCCCGAGCCGATGCTCCCCGCCACGACCGTCGAGCTGTACGACGGCCTCGTGGCAACCAGCCTCCCCGGCCAGGGCCGCCTCGCCACCGACCCCGACCCGGCCCGCTACGACGCCGTACACGCCCACTGCGACCTGCTGATCGTCGGCGCGGGCCCGGCCGGCCTCGCGGCCGCGGCGGCGGCAGCGAAGAGTGGTGCCCGCGTCATCCTCGCCGACGACCAACCGGAACTCGGCGGCAGCCTCCTGGGCACGGGCGAACACCTCGACTGGGCCGAAGAGATCGCCGGACACCTCGACACCACCCCCGAGGTCCGCGTACTGCGCCGCACCACCGTCTTCGGCCACTACGACGACAACCACCTCCTCGCCGTCGAGCGCCGCACCAACCACCTGGGCGCGAGCGCCCCCGAGAACGTCTCCCGTGAACGCGTCTGGCGCATCCGCGCGAGCCGCGTCGTCCTCGCCACCGGCGCCCACGAGCGCTCACTCGCCTTCGGGGACAACGACCGCCCCGGCGTGATGCTGGCCGCCTCGGCCCGCGCCTACGCCAACCGCCACGGCGTCCTGCCCGGCCGCCACGCGGTCGTCTTCACCACCAACGACAGTGCCTACGCGGCGGCCCTGGACCTCGCCGCGGCGGGCGTGGACATCACGGCGATCGTCGACACCCGTCCCGAACCGGGGGAGTGGGCGCGGCGCGCCCGCGAGGCCGGCATCGAGGTGCTGACCGGGCACGCCGTCACGGGCACGGAGGGCGAGTCGCGTCTCACCGCCGTGACGGTCGCCCCGTACGGAGAGTCCGCGGGACAGCGGCGGTTCACCGCCGACCTCCTGCTGGTCTCCGGCGGCTGGAACCCGGTGGCGCACCTGTTCAGCCAGGCGGGCGGCAGACTGCGCCACGACGAGACGCTGGGCTCCTTCGTGCCCGACACCTGCCGTCAGGCGGTCGAGGTCGCGGGCAGTGCGAGCGGCGTGCTCGACCTGGCCGGGGTGCTCGCCCAGGGCGCGGCCGCCGGTGCCCGCGCGATCGAGGCCGAGGGCTACACGCCTGAGTCCCCCCGCCTCCCGGACGTGGCCGCCCAGCCGCAGACGCCGCCCATGCATGTGTACGTCGTCCCGGGCGCCTCCGGCGCACCCCGCTTCGTGGACCTCCAACGCGATGTCACCGTCGACGACCTGACCCGCGCGACCGGCGCCGGTATGCGCTCCGTCGAGCACACCAAGCGCTACACCACGGCCGGCACCGCCAACGACCAGGGCAAGACGTCCGGCGTCCTGGCCAGTGGCGTCGTCGCCGAACTGCTCGGCGTCGACATCTCCGCGCTCGGCACCACCACCTTCCGACCCCCCTACACCCCCGTCTCCTTCGCCACGCTCGCGGGCCGCGACCGGGGCGCGCTGCACGACCCGATCCGCACGACCGCCCTGCACGCCTGGCACGTCGAACACGGCGCCCTCTTCGAGAACGTCGGCCAGTGGAAGCGCCCTTGGTACTACCCGCAGGACGGCGAGGACATGGAGGCCGCGGTGCTCCGCGAGTGCGCCGCCGCCCGCGACGGGGTCGCCTTCATGGACGCCTCCACCCTCGGCAAGATCGACGTCCAGGGCCCGGACGCCGCCGTCTTCCTCGACCGGCTCTACACCAACATGATGAGCACCCTGAAGGTCGGCATGATCCGCTACGGCGTGATGTGCCGCCTGGACGGCATGCTCTTCGACGACGGCACGGTCATCCGCCTCGCCCAGGACCGCTTCCTGGTCACGACGACGACGGGCAACGCGGCCGCCGTACTGGACTGGATGGAGGAGTGGCTCCAGACGGAGTGGCCCGAGCTGAAGGTCCACTGCACGTCCGTGACCGAACAGTGGGCCACCGTCGCCCTCGTCGGCCCCCGCTCCCGCGACGTCCTGGGCGCACTGGCGCCCCGACTGGCCGTCTCCCACGACGACTTCCCGTTCATGGCGTGGCGCGAGACGACCGTCGCGGGCATCGAGGCCCGAGTCTGCCGGATCAGCTTCTCCGGCGAACTCGCCTACGAGATCAACGTGTCACCGTGGGAGGCCCTCGCCCTCTGGCAGGCGCTGTACGAGGCCGGAGCCCCGTACGGCATCACCCCGTACGGCACCGAGACCATGCACGTCCTGCGCGCCGAGAAGGGCTACCCCATCATCGGCCAGGACACCGACGGCACCGTCACCCCCCAGGACCTCGGCATGAACTGGGTGGTGTCGAAGAAGAAGCCCGACTTCATCGGCAAGCGCTCCCACGCCCGCGCCGACGCCACCCGCCCTGACCGCAAACACCTCGTCGGCCTGCTCCCGGAGGACCCCGGCACCTTCCTCCCGGAGGGCACCCACCTGGTCGCCGACAGCGTGCTGCCGGCGCCGCCCGTCCCGATGCTCGGCCATGTCACCTCCAGCTACCGCAGCGCCGCCCTCGGCCGGACCTTCGCGCTCGCCCTGATCAAGGGCGGCCGGGACCGCATCGGCGAGCGGCTGTACGCTCCCGTGGGCGACCGGCTGGTCCCGGTGACCGTGGCAAGCCCCGTTCTCTACGACCCCGAGGGAGCCCGTCGCGATGGCTGA
- a CDS encoding sarcosine oxidase subunit gamma produces the protein MADTALTSSPRSPLSHAAARLAAATRTSQGAVRLAELPFLTQLDVRLDAKGAAADAIGLALDLPLPLEPNTVVRAGQLTALWLGPDEWLLVGPPGSERDLQSRIRTAAGDEPVSVTDVSAQRTTLLVAGPRARDLLAHGCALDLHPRAFGAGRCAQTTLGRTQIVLVARDEPGTGFWVLVRSSFAGYLADWLLDAATEYVGLNDTSS, from the coding sequence ATGGCTGACACCGCCCTTACCTCCTCGCCCCGCAGCCCGCTGTCCCACGCCGCCGCCCGTCTGGCCGCCGCCACCCGCACCTCCCAGGGCGCGGTCCGGCTGGCCGAACTCCCCTTCCTGACCCAGCTCGACGTGCGCCTCGACGCCAAGGGAGCGGCGGCCGACGCCATCGGCCTCGCGCTGGACCTCCCACTGCCCCTAGAACCCAACACCGTCGTACGCGCCGGTCAGTTGACCGCGTTGTGGCTCGGCCCCGACGAGTGGCTGCTGGTGGGCCCGCCCGGCAGTGAGCGGGACCTGCAGAGCCGGATCCGGACGGCCGCGGGGGACGAGCCCGTCTCCGTCACCGACGTCTCCGCCCAGCGCACCACGCTCCTCGTCGCCGGACCCCGCGCCCGCGACCTCCTGGCCCACGGCTGCGCCCTGGACCTGCACCCGCGCGCCTTCGGAGCCGGACGCTGCGCCCAGACCACCCTGGGCCGCACCCAGATCGTCCTGGTCGCCCGGGACGAACCCGGGACCGGATTCTGGGTGCTGGTCCGCTCGTCCTTCGCCGGCTATCTGGCGGACTGGCTGCTGGACGCGGCGACGGAGTATGTGGGGCTCAACGACACATCATCGTGA
- a CDS encoding polyprenyl synthetase codes for MTREAGRHDGLDAQAVLLVAGLADLAVSTLGSAVGTLRGLLRRSDSAELAAEAENELMARGRLVLDRYAAAPPAHLEILARQAQARKAADAV; via the coding sequence GTGACGCGAGAAGCGGGACGGCACGACGGCTTGGACGCGCAGGCGGTGCTGCTGGTGGCCGGGCTGGCCGACCTGGCGGTGAGCACGCTGGGATCGGCCGTGGGGACGCTGCGGGGACTGCTGCGCCGCTCGGACAGCGCGGAGCTGGCGGCGGAGGCCGAGAACGAGCTGATGGCGCGTGGGCGCCTGGTGCTGGACCGGTACGCGGCCGCACCCCCGGCCCACCTGGAGATCCTCGCCCGGCAGGCCCAGGCCCGGAAGGCCGCCGATGCCGTCTGA
- a CDS encoding polyprenyl synthetase family protein has translation MPSDRWEPVAFKTRIDEVLRQFIAQEADQFAAIDPLLAPVAEQLEAAVADGKRLRAAFCYWGWRAVGQPDSDALVRAAASMELVHAAAVVHDDLIDDSPLRHGRPTAHIALRGAVRRRPRADAAARSLAMLVGDLLMALAGQLFATSGLPAAYLARARPLWSVMARELIAGECLEILRTGAGPDTTASLKVIRYKTAKYTVEQPLLIGGALAGAGARLREGYAAYGLPLGEAFQLRDDLLGLFGDPERTGKANSDDVRGHRPTALLAETWRLADDNDRERLRALLGRRRPDADALDAMRELMRRLKAPDRIEDMISARVREALGALHDLDVPTHAASALTALAQSAADRRS, from the coding sequence ATGCCGTCTGACCGGTGGGAGCCGGTCGCGTTCAAGACCCGTATCGACGAGGTACTGCGCCAGTTCATCGCCCAGGAGGCCGACCAGTTCGCCGCGATCGATCCGCTCCTGGCGCCGGTGGCCGAGCAACTGGAGGCGGCGGTCGCGGACGGTAAACGGCTGCGAGCGGCGTTCTGTTACTGGGGCTGGCGAGCGGTGGGACAGCCGGACAGTGACGCACTGGTGCGGGCCGCGGCCTCCATGGAACTGGTGCACGCCGCCGCGGTCGTGCACGACGACCTCATCGACGACAGTCCGCTGCGGCACGGGCGCCCCACCGCGCACATCGCCCTGCGGGGTGCCGTGCGACGCCGTCCGCGCGCCGACGCCGCCGCGAGGTCGCTGGCGATGCTGGTCGGCGACCTGCTCATGGCGTTGGCCGGACAGTTGTTCGCCACCAGCGGTCTGCCCGCCGCCTACCTCGCCCGGGCCCGCCCCCTGTGGTCGGTGATGGCCCGCGAGCTGATCGCGGGGGAATGCCTGGAGATCCTGCGCACCGGAGCCGGGCCGGACACGACCGCGTCGCTGAAGGTGATCCGCTACAAGACCGCCAAGTACACCGTCGAACAGCCCCTGCTGATCGGCGGCGCCCTGGCCGGGGCAGGCGCGCGGCTGCGCGAGGGCTACGCCGCGTACGGGCTGCCGCTGGGCGAGGCGTTCCAGCTGCGGGACGACCTGCTCGGCCTGTTCGGGGACCCGGAACGCACCGGCAAGGCCAACAGCGACGACGTGCGCGGACACCGGCCCACGGCCCTGCTGGCAGAGACCTGGCGCCTGGCCGACGACAACGACCGCGAGCGGCTGCGCGCCCTGCTGGGCCGACGCCGTCCGGACGCGGATGCCCTGGACGCGATGCGCGAGCTGATGCGCCGGCTGAAGGCACCCGACCGCATCGAGGACATGATCAGCGCACGTGTCCGGGAGGCACTCGGCGCTCTCCACGACCTGGACGTGCCGACCCACGCCGCGAGCGCCTTGACCGCACTGGCGCAGTCCGCGGCGGACCGCCGGTCCTGA
- a CDS encoding oxygenase MpaB family protein: MTYTEASMDALRHTGDELADATVAALFERGQVGTFNTLMRHVSTAGAPLPDGLPEVAREYLEATRVPPSWVDWTEMEKARLFFIDNNVHISTALSFASMPACYVVPHVAKLLSATHGLKYPSKRMAETGQFTVYLMRPDAFESGSRFLPAAQKVRLLHASIRHHLQRENRWDTTALGTPICQEDMIGGQMFFSLLVLDSLHRLGIHMSQEGAEAYYYAWRVVGAMLGVDQDTVPKTLEEARAFLDLYMIRHMGPSEEGTHLTRQLIDLYEEVVPGTFFDPIVSALIRHLIGDTCADWLHVPQTPWDTVVKAVPHLLGILETIEDRSPLGAWALDRLGHLTTVLELSSLTRGRVMHYAIPEHLKKDYGISSKVTRTYRWTPPAATVS, encoded by the coding sequence ATGACCTACACCGAGGCATCCATGGACGCCCTACGGCACACCGGCGACGAACTCGCCGACGCCACCGTCGCCGCACTCTTCGAACGCGGCCAGGTGGGCACGTTCAACACCCTGATGCGCCACGTCTCCACCGCCGGAGCTCCGCTGCCGGACGGGCTGCCCGAGGTCGCCCGGGAGTACCTGGAAGCCACCCGTGTCCCGCCGTCCTGGGTGGACTGGACGGAGATGGAAAAGGCCCGGCTGTTCTTCATCGACAACAACGTGCACATCTCCACCGCGCTGTCCTTCGCCTCCATGCCCGCCTGTTACGTCGTCCCCCACGTGGCGAAACTGCTGTCGGCCACCCACGGACTGAAGTACCCCTCCAAACGGATGGCGGAGACGGGCCAGTTCACCGTCTACCTGATGCGGCCCGACGCCTTCGAGAGCGGCAGCCGCTTCCTTCCCGCCGCCCAGAAGGTCCGTCTCCTGCACGCTTCCATCCGCCACCACCTCCAGCGCGAGAACCGCTGGGACACCACCGCGCTGGGAACGCCGATCTGCCAGGAGGACATGATCGGCGGGCAGATGTTCTTCTCCCTGCTCGTCCTGGACAGCCTGCACCGCCTCGGCATCCACATGTCACAGGAAGGCGCCGAAGCCTACTACTACGCCTGGCGCGTCGTCGGCGCCATGCTCGGCGTCGACCAGGACACCGTCCCCAAGACCCTGGAGGAGGCCCGCGCCTTCCTCGACCTGTACATGATCCGACACATGGGGCCCTCCGAGGAGGGCACGCATCTGACCCGGCAACTCATCGACCTCTACGAGGAGGTGGTGCCCGGCACCTTCTTCGACCCGATCGTCTCCGCCCTCATCCGCCATCTCATCGGCGACACCTGCGCCGACTGGCTGCACGTGCCGCAGACCCCGTGGGACACCGTCGTCAAGGCCGTGCCCCACCTCCTCGGCATCCTCGAAACCATCGAAGACCGCTCCCCGCTCGGCGCCTGGGCCCTGGACCGTCTCGGCCACCTGACCACCGTCCTCGAGCTGTCCTCCCTCACCCGCGGACGCGTCATGCACTACGCCATCCCCGAACACCTAAAAAAGGACTACGGCATCTCCAGCAAGGTGACCCGCACCTACCGCTGGACCCCACCAGCCGCCACGGTCTCTTGA